One Tamlana carrageenivorans genomic region harbors:
- a CDS encoding glycosyltransferase family 4 protein yields the protein MKNKKVVILFSRLSDYMLTMFNSYASRESVELFIFIKSPDEKEAPFVLNLNEKNITFLNQDHFDKIKLIDKVEEIDPNLIICSGWSNHKYNAVINKFYRKKPCILTMDNQWLGSLKQYFGLLYSRLFIKPKFNKIWVPGSTQKAFALKLGFKKENIITGWYVANEKKFTKQRTNINHEFVFVGRYVKIKGIEELWNAFIKLKETTSNNWKLTCIGTGELYEQKTEHPDINHLGFLQPNELQEYTKKGGVFVLPSHFEPWGVVVHEFALSSYPMIVSDKVGAASQFVTNQNGIIFESNNVNDLYNTMLKIVSLTNQELLEMSRASHSNGKTVSSENWINNMNSLLENAN from the coding sequence ATGAAAAATAAAAAAGTCGTTATATTGTTTTCCAGGTTATCAGACTATATGTTAACTATGTTTAACTCATATGCCTCTAGAGAAAGCGTAGAACTTTTCATTTTCATTAAAAGTCCAGATGAAAAAGAAGCTCCGTTTGTGTTAAATTTAAATGAAAAAAATATTACTTTTTTAAATCAAGATCATTTTGATAAAATAAAACTAATTGATAAAGTTGAAGAAATCGATCCAAATTTAATTATTTGTAGTGGATGGAGTAATCACAAATATAATGCGGTAATTAATAAGTTCTACAGAAAAAAACCGTGTATCTTAACAATGGACAACCAATGGCTAGGTTCGTTAAAACAATATTTTGGACTCTTATACTCTAGGTTATTCATTAAGCCTAAATTCAACAAAATATGGGTACCTGGTTCCACTCAAAAAGCTTTCGCTTTAAAATTGGGGTTCAAAAAAGAAAACATAATTACAGGTTGGTATGTAGCTAATGAGAAAAAATTCACTAAACAAAGAACTAACATAAACCATGAGTTTGTTTTTGTAGGGCGTTACGTAAAAATCAAAGGGATAGAAGAGCTGTGGAATGCCTTTATAAAGCTAAAAGAAACGACATCCAACAATTGGAAATTGACTTGTATAGGAACAGGTGAATTATATGAACAAAAAACTGAACACCCAGATATTAACCACTTAGGATTTCTACAACCAAATGAACTTCAAGAATACACGAAAAAAGGAGGTGTATTCGTACTCCCTAGTCACTTTGAGCCTTGGGGGGTTGTTGTTCATGAATTTGCTTTATCAAGCTATCCTATGATTGTAAGTGACAAGGTAGGGGCTGCTTCTCAATTTGTAACAAACCAAAATGGAATAATATTTGAATCTAATAATGTTAATGACTTATATAACACTATGCTTAAAATAGTGTCTTTAACAAATCAAGAATTACTAGAGATGAGTCGTGCCAGTCATTCAAATGGTAAAACTGTGTCATCTGAAAATTGGATCAATAACATGAATTCACTACTTGAAAATGCAAATTAG
- a CDS encoding glycosyltransferase: MIDNKEYILYLGNFLNEKIVGERKLPTNNPAGSNRMNRIAQALTKHYTPIIVSPGVSFRIKFNKKKTIYNKILTHNKGVIIFFAKALAIPYWGLIHSYFSYFNLVIRLTYRTKLKYIIIYNFDPQLAFIVFVLRLIKPKLKIINNIEDISMPNFNDFKKTSEDRPLQQIIFYLCMKFIAKLSSCYIIPTKRFKKFLPKNKSTLVVTGCIKVNKNISNQTSNKLIVLFSGKIAIEHGIDIFIKALDLLVFQNKYKDKFTFLITGGGHKATWLKEQVNNLKPHLDITYFGFVSNQEYVDLLNKTQVCVALQKETGRHSNFKTPSKVYEYLGNSKLVIATNVGDLAALPQGLMTICDPLTAENLIQDLISLTKIKKLEEKQKQIGLFAYKNYDLVNVGDKINLLISNKI; encoded by the coding sequence TTGATTGATAACAAAGAATACATATTATATTTAGGCAATTTTTTAAATGAAAAAATTGTGGGAGAAAGAAAATTGCCCACTAATAACCCTGCGGGTTCTAATCGTATGAATCGAATAGCGCAGGCACTGACCAAACACTATACTCCTATTATTGTTTCGCCAGGTGTAAGTTTTAGAATAAAATTTAATAAAAAAAAAACCATATATAATAAAATTCTCACGCATAACAAGGGAGTTATTATTTTTTTTGCTAAAGCGCTTGCTATTCCTTATTGGGGCTTAATTCATTCTTATTTCAGCTATTTTAATTTAGTTATTCGTTTAACATATAGAACAAAACTAAAATATATTATTATCTATAATTTCGATCCACAATTAGCATTTATTGTTTTTGTTCTAAGATTAATTAAACCTAAACTTAAAATTATAAATAATATTGAAGATATTTCTATGCCTAACTTCAATGATTTTAAAAAAACATCTGAAGACCGGCCCTTACAGCAAATTATTTTTTATTTATGTATGAAATTTATTGCTAAATTGAGTTCTTGTTACATCATACCTACTAAACGATTTAAAAAATTTTTACCAAAGAATAAGTCAACACTAGTAGTTACGGGTTGCATTAAAGTAAATAAAAACATCAGTAACCAAACCTCCAATAAATTGATTGTATTATTTTCGGGAAAAATAGCAATTGAACATGGTATTGATATTTTTATTAAAGCATTAGATCTATTAGTTTTTCAAAATAAATATAAAGACAAGTTTACTTTTTTAATTACTGGAGGAGGACACAAAGCTACTTGGTTAAAAGAGCAAGTCAATAACCTTAAACCCCACCTTGATATTACATATTTTGGGTTTGTTTCGAATCAAGAATACGTCGATCTTCTAAATAAAACGCAAGTTTGTGTAGCTTTACAAAAAGAAACAGGAAGACACTCTAATTTTAAAACCCCTTCAAAAGTATATGAATACTTAGGAAATTCTAAACTTGTAATAGCCACAAACGTTGGTGATTTAGCAGCACTACCTCAAGGCCTAATGACGATTTGTGATCCTTTAACCGCAGAAAATCTTATTCAAGATCTTATCTCATTAACAAAAATTAAAAAATTAGAAGAAAAACAAAAACAAATTGGCCTATTTGCCTATAAGAATTATGACTTGGTCAATGTAGGTGACAAAATAAACCTTTTAATTTCGAACAAAATATGA
- a CDS encoding DapH/DapD/GlmU-related protein — translation MKVVIEDDVFIGMHSLILKGAFIGKGSVIGAGSIVTGYIPPNVIAVGQPAKVVKNI, via the coding sequence ATGAAAGTAGTTATTGAAGATGATGTATTTATAGGAATGCATTCATTAATTCTAAAAGGAGCCTTTATCGGTAAAGGAAGTGTTATTGGAGCAGGAAGTATCGTCACTGGTTATATTCCACCTAACGTTATAGCTGTTGGTCAACCAGCAAAAGTTGTGAAAAATATTTAA
- a CDS encoding CatB-related O-acetyltransferase: MFKSIYLYIKSVISRNLNPIISIIKYPHVNLINGVTLKNCKISKDVKIYGKSQISDTEIDSYTYIGGGSEIMNAKIGKFCSIAPKVKMGLGIHPTNYISTYPGFYSKKASGVTKIHEISKIDEHSLVTIKNDVWIGYGVTVLDGVTIGNGAIIAAGALVTNNIDDYAVVGGVPAKVIKKRFTEKEINMLLKLKWWNKDIKVIKNEASLFLTPKEFFKAIDNDNI; encoded by the coding sequence ATGTTTAAATCAATTTACCTTTATATAAAGTCAGTGATTTCTAGAAATCTTAACCCTATAATCTCCATTATTAAATACCCTCATGTCAATTTAATTAATGGAGTAACTTTAAAAAATTGTAAAATTAGTAAGGATGTCAAAATTTATGGAAAATCTCAGATTAGTGATACAGAAATAGATTCTTACACATATATTGGTGGAGGCTCAGAAATTATGAATGCTAAAATAGGTAAATTTTGTTCCATTGCTCCTAAAGTAAAAATGGGTTTAGGTATTCATCCCACAAATTATATTTCTACATATCCAGGGTTTTATTCAAAAAAAGCAAGTGGAGTAACCAAAATACATGAAATTTCTAAAATAGACGAACATAGCTTGGTAACGATAAAAAATGATGTATGGATTGGTTACGGGGTTACTGTTCTTGATGGAGTAACGATCGGAAATGGAGCAATAATAGCAGCGGGAGCTCTGGTTACAAACAACATTGATGATTATGCTGTCGTAGGAGGTGTTCCTGCTAAAGTCATTAAAAAACGTTTTACTGAAAAAGAAATAAATATGTTACTAAAACTAAAATGGTGGAACAAAGATATAAAAGTAATAAAAAACGAGGCCTCCTTGTTTTTAACGCCTAAAGAATTTTTCAAAGCTATAGATAATGATAATATTTAA
- a CDS encoding O-antigen polymerase has protein sequence MICENLQQLLIQIIIFAIINIKLALALNKRIITAATSFWTGWLFLILGTISFQNNGLINKMGSLELYYISRLHIGAFLGFSLGSMILSIKKTSSKSKINLTRLHEKSIILSEVISKRFLNILLIIGLIFFAQRISQVGLSANIFSELRSVYNKRSFNFFSWLGTHISVIVYFFIIVQGIKDNFDGMNLKKLFKIILYASPLFLANATRTFLIFPLIHYFSSFLLMRAYCSKKLIIINKRELKKIVLGFGTMLLIFSTIGFFRGGYGEKLNLYLTIVGWPVSTSGALDSWLTDSIYNAGETNGFLNFGWFANFSDRLGLIDYSKEKEVLISTLFEFLKNNNSAAVIPRSIIPDIIYDFGINSVLTTMLILSFISQIITINFTGKSIPKHVLSGLFFVGSFMTIQNTYFSPGFISLLFWAFFFNFLLTKGFIKTKIKNV, from the coding sequence ATGATTTGTGAAAACCTTCAACAACTGCTCATCCAAATTATTATATTTGCTATTATAAACATTAAGCTAGCATTAGCTTTAAATAAAAGGATCATTACTGCTGCCACCTCTTTTTGGACTGGCTGGCTCTTTCTAATCTTAGGAACAATTTCATTTCAAAACAATGGTCTAATAAACAAAATGGGATCATTAGAATTGTACTATATTTCTAGGTTACATATTGGTGCTTTTTTAGGTTTCTCTCTTGGCTCAATGATACTTTCTATAAAAAAGACTAGTAGTAAGAGCAAAATAAATTTAACCAGACTACATGAAAAAAGTATTATACTTTCTGAAGTAATCTCAAAAAGATTCCTGAATATTCTTTTAATTATAGGTCTAATATTTTTTGCTCAAAGAATATCTCAGGTAGGATTAAGTGCGAACATATTTTCTGAACTACGAAGTGTTTATAACAAAAGAAGCTTTAACTTTTTTAGCTGGTTAGGAACTCATATTTCTGTAATTGTTTATTTTTTTATTATTGTTCAAGGTATAAAAGACAATTTCGATGGCATGAACCTAAAAAAATTATTTAAAATCATATTGTATGCTTCTCCCCTTTTTTTAGCTAATGCTACGCGGACATTTCTAATTTTTCCTTTAATACATTATTTCAGTAGCTTTTTGTTAATGCGAGCATATTGTTCAAAGAAATTAATTATAATAAATAAAAGAGAACTTAAAAAAATAGTTCTAGGTTTTGGAACAATGCTCCTTATTTTTTCTACTATAGGCTTCTTCAGAGGTGGTTATGGAGAAAAGCTTAATCTTTACTTAACAATAGTTGGTTGGCCTGTATCAACTTCTGGAGCATTAGATAGCTGGTTAACTGATTCAATTTACAATGCGGGTGAAACCAATGGCTTTTTAAACTTTGGATGGTTTGCTAATTTTTCAGATAGATTAGGTCTTATAGACTATTCTAAAGAAAAAGAGGTTTTGATATCTACACTTTTTGAATTCCTAAAGAATAATAATTCTGCAGCTGTGATACCTCGATCAATCATTCCTGATATAATTTATGACTTTGGTATAAACTCTGTTTTAACAACTATGTTAATACTTTCATTTATTTCACAAATTATTACAATTAATTTCACTGGAAAAAGTATTCCTAAACATGTCCTTTCTGGATTATTTTTCGTTGGTTCATTTATGACAATTCAAAATACTTATTTTAGCCCTGGATTTATTTCATTATTATTTTGGGCCTTCTTTTTTAATTTTTTATTAACTAAAGGATTTATAAAAACAAAAATTAAAAATGTTTAA
- a CDS encoding glycosyltransferase family 4 protein, whose product MQKHNHKMITVVVNGKFHAFDYAAELYKKGLLDKLISTMPYSIAKKYGIPRKHYIGLPIFEVVKRSYRMLLKKELPVNGYANLFTKSVIPFIPKTSNVIISFAGYSKEIFEHSKFKNVTKILDRGSTHTLENIKLKQQAGEFHNFKYAKHPETFIEREIGEYNSADYILIPSSFVKRTFTKHGINNNKLIKIPYAFSTSRFKHINISKQRLTNKILFVGQLSPRKGTGVLIQAIKEVQKEIPNIELWLVGALQKGIDQSLLDEHFIKYFGILRGQKLIEKYQEASLFCLPSFEEGLALVLTEAKYFNLPIIATPNTGIEDLVDIDNIKYQLFEAGNPLDLASKIKQSLKTTHESFQIKSINHTWKDFTNQLISEIQCH is encoded by the coding sequence ATGCAAAAACATAACCACAAAATGATCACAGTTGTTGTTAATGGAAAATTTCATGCCTTTGACTATGCTGCTGAACTTTATAAAAAGGGCCTATTGGATAAACTAATTTCTACGATGCCTTATTCTATCGCTAAAAAATATGGTATTCCAAGAAAACATTATATCGGCCTACCTATTTTTGAAGTTGTAAAGCGAAGCTATAGAATGTTATTAAAAAAAGAACTACCAGTAAACGGATATGCAAATTTATTTACTAAATCAGTAATCCCATTCATTCCTAAAACTTCAAATGTAATCATCAGTTTTGCTGGTTACAGTAAAGAGATATTTGAACATTCCAAATTTAAAAATGTTACAAAAATATTAGATAGAGGTTCAACACATACTCTTGAAAATATTAAGCTAAAACAGCAAGCAGGAGAATTTCACAACTTTAAATATGCTAAACACCCCGAGACTTTTATAGAACGTGAAATTGGTGAATATAACTCGGCCGACTATATACTTATACCTTCTAGTTTTGTAAAACGAACTTTTACTAAACATGGAATAAACAACAATAAACTAATAAAGATCCCCTACGCCTTCAGCACTAGTAGATTTAAACATATTAATATATCCAAACAACGATTAACTAATAAGATACTATTCGTAGGGCAATTAAGCCCTAGAAAAGGAACAGGAGTATTAATACAAGCGATAAAGGAGGTACAAAAAGAAATCCCTAATATAGAGTTATGGCTTGTTGGTGCACTTCAAAAAGGTATCGACCAAAGTCTACTAGATGAACATTTCATTAAGTATTTTGGAATATTGAGAGGTCAAAAACTTATAGAAAAGTATCAGGAAGCATCATTGTTTTGTTTACCATCTTTTGAAGAAGGATTAGCTTTAGTTTTAACTGAAGCTAAATATTTTAATTTACCAATTATTGCTACTCCTAATACCGGAATTGAAGATTTAGTAGACATTGACAATATAAAATATCAACTTTTTGAAGCAGGTAATCCACTCGACTTGGCTTCTAAAATAAAACAATCATTAAAAACAACACATGAATCTTTCCAAATTAAATCCATTAACCATACTTGGAAAGATTTCACAAATCAATTAATAAGCGAAATACAATGTCATTAA
- a CDS encoding oligosaccharide flippase family protein — protein MSTLQKNITTGFIWTGIQTVGTKLIALTTQLFLAWLLVPEDFGKVSIATSITSVIFLIQALGLSDVMVSRGHMYFKVFNLAKSIAALTSLACFLISILTGLITGIYLFQDIEITYLILIFSFCVPFNAMSVIADAKLRIDLKFKQLSFIRLLEFFISNFLLVSFVLLNLGIYSFVLAPVVASISRYFLIHKIANVQHLFHFSLHHYTYLLSNSLWGFLHNICQTIIRQSDYLIIGLFVSTQAVGLYFMGYSLSVQVIGLLVNSLTPVFFPILRKINTENKEKIKIILIKIITVFSLFGMCFSFLQATLAEPLMTIFLEPKWKESILIVQILSIGIGFNVASTVWAISLKLKNAFYKQAILSLQGVTIFIISITLATKYYGTIGTAVSVSLYNIFFNLYLLAISLKYYNIEIRTILNISFKYFFIALIIFGTTYLITFDAQFNNWTKILINSIIPATIYFISTYLFDNNSKNIYQEIYTKFVKK, from the coding sequence TTGAGTACTCTACAAAAAAATATTACGACAGGTTTTATTTGGACAGGTATCCAAACAGTTGGTACTAAGTTAATAGCCTTAACAACGCAATTGTTTTTAGCATGGCTACTTGTCCCCGAGGATTTTGGTAAGGTAAGTATTGCTACTTCTATTACTTCTGTTATTTTTTTAATACAAGCGTTAGGACTTTCGGATGTAATGGTCAGTCGAGGGCATATGTATTTTAAAGTATTTAATTTAGCGAAATCTATTGCAGCATTAACATCACTTGCTTGCTTTCTAATTAGTATATTAACAGGGCTTATTACTGGTATATACTTATTTCAAGACATAGAAATCACTTATTTAATATTAATTTTCTCCTTTTGCGTACCTTTTAACGCCATGAGTGTTATTGCTGATGCAAAATTACGAATAGATTTAAAGTTTAAGCAACTCTCCTTTATTAGGCTTTTAGAGTTTTTTATTTCAAATTTTCTTTTAGTTAGCTTTGTTCTACTTAATCTCGGTATTTATAGCTTTGTATTAGCTCCTGTAGTTGCTTCCATTTCAAGATATTTCTTAATACACAAAATAGCAAATGTTCAGCATTTATTCCACTTCTCGCTACATCATTACACATATCTATTATCTAATAGTTTATGGGGTTTTTTACACAACATTTGTCAAACTATAATTAGACAATCTGATTACTTGATTATTGGTCTTTTCGTTTCTACACAAGCAGTTGGTTTATATTTTATGGGTTATAGCTTAAGTGTTCAAGTAATAGGTCTTTTAGTGAATTCTTTAACTCCAGTGTTTTTTCCTATTCTTAGAAAGATAAACACAGAAAACAAAGAGAAAATTAAAATTATTCTCATAAAAATAATAACAGTTTTTTCATTATTTGGAATGTGTTTTTCTTTTTTACAAGCTACATTAGCAGAGCCTTTGATGACTATTTTTCTAGAACCGAAATGGAAAGAATCTATTTTAATAGTTCAAATTTTATCAATAGGTATCGGTTTTAATGTCGCTTCAACCGTTTGGGCTATTTCTCTTAAGTTAAAAAATGCTTTTTACAAACAAGCCATCCTTTCACTACAAGGTGTTACTATTTTTATAATATCTATTACATTAGCTACAAAATACTACGGTACTATAGGTACAGCAGTATCTGTTTCGCTTTACAATATTTTTTTCAATCTATATTTGTTAGCAATATCTCTAAAATATTACAATATTGAAATTAGGACAATTCTTAATATATCTTTTAAATATTTTTTTATCGCTTTAATAATATTTGGCACAACATATTTAATAACATTTGACGCCCAATTCAATAACTGGACTAAAATACTTATTAACAGTATCATTCCAGCAACAATTTACTTTATTTCAACATACCTATTTGATAATAATTCTAAAAATATCTATCAAGAAATTTATACGAAATTTGTAAAAAAATAA
- a CDS encoding IS256 family transposase produces the protein MNSDLEKQLDALIGKISNKEDFDQVKEQLLKRGIESLLKAEMTAHLGFQKGGSVIENNQRNGFSEKTIKTHNGEQRIKIPRDRQASFEPVIVPKHQSISQELEDCIQLLYAKGMSNSDIIDFIESTYGVQYSTSQVSIITNQLLEDIKQWQNRPLEDVYPIVWIDAIHYKIRQEGKVISKACMIVLGVNTEGQQDILSMSIVETEKAAAWMSILDDLRSRGVKDIFFLCSDNLSGLDKAVEAIFPGSIRQICIVHQIRNSLKYVSYKDRKSIMVDIKAIYQADNEKFALEAFEVFKQNWEDKYLSAVQSWENNWDNLTAFLNYPKEIRKLIYTTNIIESFNASLRKYTRNKKVFPHDDAALKSIYLAAQSISKKWKKTRFKWGQIYNQLYICFPNRL, from the coding sequence ATGAACTCAGACTTAGAAAAACAATTAGACGCCTTGATCGGCAAAATCAGCAACAAGGAGGACTTTGACCAGGTCAAGGAACAGTTGCTTAAACGTGGTATTGAATCACTTTTAAAAGCAGAAATGACTGCCCACTTAGGGTTTCAAAAAGGAGGTTCTGTAATTGAGAACAACCAGCGCAATGGTTTCTCAGAGAAAACTATCAAGACTCATAACGGCGAACAACGCATCAAAATCCCCAGAGATCGTCAAGCGAGCTTTGAGCCTGTTATTGTCCCCAAACATCAATCGATTAGTCAAGAATTAGAAGATTGTATTCAACTGCTTTACGCCAAAGGTATGAGCAATAGCGATATTATTGATTTTATTGAAAGTACCTATGGAGTGCAGTATTCCACATCACAGGTATCCATTATCACCAATCAATTATTGGAAGACATCAAACAATGGCAGAATAGACCTTTAGAAGACGTATATCCCATTGTCTGGATAGATGCTATTCATTATAAAATACGTCAAGAAGGCAAGGTAATATCTAAAGCCTGTATGATAGTTTTAGGGGTGAATACCGAAGGGCAACAAGATATTTTGAGCATGAGTATTGTGGAGACAGAAAAGGCAGCTGCTTGGATGTCCATTTTAGACGATCTGCGCTCTAGAGGCGTAAAAGATATCTTCTTTCTGTGTTCGGATAACCTCTCTGGATTAGATAAAGCTGTAGAAGCTATTTTTCCAGGTAGTATACGTCAAATATGTATCGTACATCAAATTAGAAACTCTTTAAAATATGTGAGCTATAAGGACCGCAAATCAATAATGGTCGATATTAAAGCTATTTATCAAGCCGATAATGAGAAATTCGCTTTAGAGGCTTTCGAAGTCTTTAAACAAAATTGGGAAGATAAATACCTCTCTGCCGTACAGTCTTGGGAAAACAATTGGGATAATTTGACCGCGTTTTTAAACTACCCAAAAGAGATTAGAAAACTTATATATACTACCAATATCATTGAGAGTTTTAATGCCAGTTTAAGAAAATATACACGCAACAAAAAAGTCTTTCCTCATGATGATGCAGCACTGAAATCCATATATTTAGCAGCTCAAAGCATCAGCAAAAAATGGAAGAAAACACGATTTAAATGGGGCCAAATTTACAATCAATTGTATATTTGTTTTCCAAACAGGTTATAA
- a CDS encoding sulfotransferase family 2 domain-containing protein, translated as MPYSKKHNTLFIHIPKCAGKSFEVALGITSKREVNKYKWRSNINRFGKLILKKTLDKKALPRLWGVHDITLAMQHLTYAEIELLNLIDTETLNNSIKVAIVRNPYDRAVSSYHHMGQGYNSFLDFLQNYYAAPSRDHNALAHKRPQIDFLRDKEGNIVVENLIRFENLQEDFKTFKKNYNIKTAEIPHIGQQRKESSYINFYNSETKKLVEEIFNSDFKLLGYKKM; from the coding sequence ATGCCATATTCTAAAAAACACAACACACTATTTATTCATATACCTAAATGTGCAGGAAAATCTTTTGAAGTTGCATTGGGAATAACCTCAAAACGAGAAGTTAATAAATATAAGTGGCGTTCTAATATTAACCGTTTTGGAAAACTTATTTTAAAAAAGACATTGGACAAAAAAGCACTTCCAAGACTATGGGGAGTGCATGATATTACACTTGCCATGCAGCATTTAACCTACGCAGAAATAGAATTATTAAACTTAATTGACACAGAAACTCTTAACAACTCCATAAAAGTAGCTATTGTAAGAAACCCATACGACCGAGCTGTATCGAGTTACCATCATATGGGGCAAGGATATAATAGCTTTTTGGATTTCTTACAAAACTACTATGCAGCACCTAGTCGAGACCATAATGCTTTAGCCCATAAACGACCTCAAATTGATTTTCTAAGAGATAAAGAAGGTAATATTGTTGTTGAAAATCTTATAAGATTTGAAAATTTACAGGAAGATTTTAAAACATTTAAAAAAAATTATAATATAAAAACAGCTGAGATTCCACATATTGGTCAACAAAGAAAAGAGAGTAGTTACATAAATTTTTACAATTCTGAAACTAAAAAGCTAGTGGAGGAAATATTTAACTCTGATTTTAAACTGTTAGGCTATAAAAAAATGTAA
- the cysQ gene encoding 3'(2'),5'-bisphosphate nucleotidase CysQ encodes MKHLTTLAITAALKAGARIMEIYENENFDVNFKSDDSPLTKADTESHNIIVKALETLTYPILSEEGQHLPYEERKHWNQLWIVDPIDGTKEFIKRNGEFTVNIAFVENQIPTIGVIYVPALNTLYFANTEIGAYKDTNPSLDFTLDALISSADKLPLSIKKEKFTIVASRSHLSSETQEFIDDMKEKHGEVETISKGSSLKLCMVAEGVADCYPRFAPTMEWDTAAGNAICLAAGFDVIDQGTGENMLYNREALLNAWFLVK; translated from the coding sequence TTGAAACACCTAACAACCCTAGCCATTACCGCCGCCCTAAAAGCCGGAGCCCGCATCATGGAAATTTACGAAAATGAAAATTTCGACGTCAATTTCAAAAGTGATGATTCTCCGCTAACCAAAGCCGATACCGAATCCCACAACATTATTGTTAAGGCATTAGAAACACTCACCTACCCGATTCTATCCGAAGAAGGGCAGCACCTTCCTTACGAAGAACGAAAACACTGGAACCAACTATGGATTGTAGACCCCATTGACGGCACTAAAGAATTCATCAAAAGAAATGGGGAGTTTACCGTTAATATCGCTTTTGTAGAAAATCAGATACCAACCATCGGTGTTATATATGTCCCTGCGCTTAATACCTTGTATTTTGCGAATACCGAAATTGGTGCCTATAAAGACACTAACCCGTCTTTGGATTTTACTCTAGACGCATTAATAAGCTCAGCAGATAAACTCCCTTTATCCATAAAAAAGGAAAAATTTACTATTGTCGCTAGCCGTTCACACCTATCATCTGAAACACAGGAATTCATAGACGACATGAAAGAAAAACATGGAGAGGTTGAAACCATTTCTAAAGGCAGTAGTTTAAAATTATGCATGGTTGCTGAAGGTGTTGCCGATTGCTACCCACGCTTTGCCCCTACTATGGAATGGGATACCGCAGCGGGGAACGCCATATGCTTAGCAGCAGGGTTTGACGTGATCGATCAAGGTACTGGTGAAAATATGCTTTATAATCGTGAAGCATTGTTGAATGCTTGGTTTTTAGTCAAGTAA
- the dinD gene encoding DNA damage-inducible protein D: protein MKSDIIKTLTGNFESNSQKTKEGVEFWLARDLQHLLDYSKWDNFQNVISKAKTACELSGEEITNHFADVGKMVAIGSGTEKEIADIMLTRYACYLIAQNGDPRKEKIAFAQRYFAVQTRKAEIIEQKMLEFERVQARNKLKETEKELSQVIFEQTGGNKNFALIRSKGDTALFGRTTQEMKKKWDIKNKPLADFMPTILLKAKDFATEITIFNAKNKKMKTESAISKEHITNNSTVRKTLLSRGITPENLKPEEDINKVSRKLNSEDRKISKNPDKLN from the coding sequence ATGAAATCAGATATAATAAAAACACTTACAGGTAATTTTGAGTCCAATTCACAAAAAACCAAAGAAGGGGTTGAATTTTGGCTAGCTCGAGATCTACAGCATTTGTTGGATTACTCCAAATGGGATAATTTCCAAAATGTTATATCAAAAGCAAAAACTGCATGTGAACTATCTGGAGAGGAGATTACCAACCATTTTGCTGACGTCGGGAAAATGGTCGCTATTGGGTCTGGAACAGAAAAGGAAATAGCAGATATCATGCTAACAAGATACGCCTGCTATTTGATTGCTCAAAATGGAGATCCTAGAAAAGAAAAAATAGCGTTTGCTCAAAGATATTTTGCTGTTCAGACGAGAAAGGCTGAAATTATTGAACAAAAAATGCTTGAATTCGAACGTGTGCAAGCTAGAAATAAACTAAAAGAAACAGAAAAAGAATTATCTCAAGTTATTTTCGAACAAACAGGTGGTAACAAAAACTTTGCTTTAATTAGAAGTAAAGGAGATACAGCTCTTTTCGGTAGAACCACTCAAGAAATGAAAAAGAAATGGGATATAAAAAACAAACCATTAGCTGATTTCATGCCCACTATTCTTTTAAAGGCTAAGGACTTTGCAACTGAAATAACAATATTCAATGCTAAAAACAAAAAAATGAAAACAGAATCGGCTATTTCAAAGGAACATATTACAAATAATTCTACAGTAAGGAAAACATTGCTTTCAAGAGGAATCACTCCTGAAAATTTAAAACCAGAAGAAGACATAAACAAAGTGAGTAGAAAACTAAATAGTGAAGACCGAAAAATTTCTAAAAATCCAGATAAACTCAATTAA